A window of Lysobacter sp. TY2-98 genomic DNA:
AGCTTGGCGAGGCCGCCGCGGCCTTCGTGCTGCGGGCGCTCGGAGGCGTCGATGCGGCCGTCGCGGTTCTTGTCGAGCTGGTCGAACTTCTGCGCGAACTGCGGGATCTTCGCGGCTTCGGTGCGATCGATCGCGCCGTCGCCGTTCGCATCGAGCTTGGCGAAACCGCCGCCGTGGCGCATGCCATCGCGGCCGCCCCACTGCGGGCGCTCCGACGCGTCGATGCGGCCGTCCTTGTTCTTGTCGAGCTGGTCGAACTTCGCCGCGAACTGCGGGATCTTCGCCGCCTCGGCGCGATCGATGGCACCGTCGTTATTGGCGTCGAGCTTCTTCCAGCCGCCTTCGTGGCCGCCGCGCATGCCGTCGTGGTGCGGACGCTCGCCGGCGTCGATGCGGCCGTCCTTGTTCTTGTCGAGCTCGTCGAATTTCTGCGCCAGGCGCGGATTCTTCGCCGCTTCGGT
This region includes:
- a CDS encoding calcium-binding protein; protein product: MKHSQILALAVASVLAAGAAFAAPPATTTAAPTGARPHARLDANGDGVIDRTEAAKNPRLAQKFDELDKNKDGRIDAGERPHHDGMRGGHEGGWKKLDANNDGAIDRAEAAKIPQFAAKFDQLDKNKDGRIDASERPQWGGRDGMRHGGGFAKLDANGDGAIDRTEAAKIPQFAQKFDQLDKNRDGRIDASERPQHEGRGGLAKLDADKDGRLSRAEAANSPFAAKFNDVDTNRDGFVDREEMRAAFKRMHPQRDNGVGSGGTGRS